In Deltaproteobacteria bacterium, the following proteins share a genomic window:
- a CDS encoding DNA polymerase III subunit: MSLLDIKGQQRAITIIKQFIINNTVNSSFLLYGNKGVGKHLTALNIAKTLNCEDNKDKWLSDDTCMSCRKIDGSKHTDVVELKLPLSDGEKQVDTIRNIIEWLNAPLFEGKHKTLIMDDASELNLHSQNAILKTLEEPPAWATIILITNSYTKLLPTVLSRLIKVGFNRLSVDVIKSILQLITTLKEDELNYVSLLSNGGIKYLSYKDAEKNVKDMINTLSNIVDTSSIIQFAEKFKSQAWKARFQELMQIMLSILLDAIIIDKNPSIIRNINFVNEVGIIAKRFDRECLIDTALSLEQARLAYEINVNPQMIMENILFGLIGEEHDN, encoded by the coding sequence ATGTCTCTGCTTGATATAAAAGGACAGCAAAGGGCTATAACAATAATAAAACAGTTTATAATTAATAACACCGTAAACAGCTCATTCCTCCTGTACGGAAACAAAGGTGTGGGCAAGCATTTAACAGCATTGAATATAGCCAAAACTTTAAACTGCGAAGACAATAAAGATAAATGGTTGTCGGATGATACATGCATGAGCTGTAGAAAGATAGATGGTTCAAAGCACACCGATGTGGTTGAATTAAAACTCCCCTTAAGTGATGGTGAGAAACAGGTGGATACCATAAGAAATATCATTGAATGGCTTAATGCCCCATTGTTCGAAGGTAAACACAAGACGCTCATCATGGATGACGCATCGGAACTAAACTTACATTCTCAGAATGCGATATTAAAAACGCTCGAAGAGCCGCCAGCATGGGCAACAATAATTTTGATAACAAACTCTTACACAAAGCTTCTGCCAACCGTTCTGTCAAGATTGATAAAGGTTGGATTCAATAGATTGTCTGTTGATGTTATTAAAAGCATACTTCAGCTTATCACAACACTTAAAGAAGATGAGCTGAATTATGTAAGCCTTTTGTCAAACGGGGGCATCAAATATCTTAGCTATAAAGATGCGGAAAAGAATGTAAAGGATATGATAAACACCTTATCAAACATTGTCGATACCAGCTCCATAATACAATTTGCAGAGAAGTTTAAATCACAGGCATGGAAGGCCAGGTTTCAAGAACTTATGCAAATCATGTTATCAATCTTACTTGATGCAATAATAATCGATAAAAATCCATCAATCATAAGGAACATTAATTTTGTAAATGAAGTAGGCATTATTGCAAAAAGATTTGATAGGGAATGCCTCATAGATACAGCTTTATCTCTTGAGCAGGCAAGGCTTGCTTATGAGATTAATGTAAATCCTCAGATGATTATGGAAAATATTTTATTTGGACTTATAGGAGAAGAGCATGACAATTAA
- a CDS encoding NHL repeat-containing protein has product MKVTIKAFFIFSLFVLLLIAGCSGSNGKTGATGPQGAQGITGPTMPIIQSLNATGLPAIPGSPVTTTVIAQSAQNLALTYTWTATSLWSVSPSSVNSQTATIIAPSGYGMTGTATIEVSDINGMYAIGVIALSTQGDSAPVINSITALPNPVSPNGVITAVVNTYDAQGNIPHYIWEASSGWAITGYGTTATVIAPSTYNTGGYITVTVSDNYGYEVTGTIGVSTLDVIPSTPTDLTALSRISSILLAWNASTGATSYTIYESAVSGGPYMAVGTTTTTAYTVTGITNSTPYYFVVSAQNNAAESGYSNQVKGSKLVTSTYAVGLYPYSIAIDASGNVWVTNYADSTVTELSPTGATKGTYHVGFNPEGIAIDASGDVWVTNWYDSTVTELSPTGTTMTTVTVGAYPMGIAIDASGNVWVVNSNSNNVTELSPTGTTITTVTVGGNPDVIAIDASGDVWVANKGSNTVTELSFTGTTLKTYNVGNSDNYHYGIAIDPSGNLWVANVVYNTVTALSPTGVTLGTYNVGTSPMGIAIDASGNVWVVNSNSKNVTELSPTGTTKGTYAVGSNPMGIAIDASGNVWVANYGSGNVTELKGITTGPQYFPYIGPQFPGGGNF; this is encoded by the coding sequence ATGAAAGTCACCATCAAAGCATTTTTTATCTTTTCATTGTTTGTCCTGCTGCTTATCGCAGGATGTTCAGGTTCGAACGGTAAAACAGGAGCAACAGGTCCGCAAGGTGCACAGGGTATAACCGGTCCAACCATGCCGATAATTCAGAGCTTAAATGCTACGGGATTACCTGCAATACCGGGAAGTCCTGTTACAACAACTGTCATTGCACAGAGCGCTCAGAACCTTGCCCTTACCTACACGTGGACGGCAACAAGCCTGTGGAGTGTGTCACCATCCAGTGTAAATAGTCAGACAGCAACCATAATAGCACCGTCTGGCTACGGCATGACCGGCACGGCGACAATAGAGGTGTCGGACATTAACGGAATGTATGCAATTGGGGTAATTGCCTTAAGCACGCAGGGTGATAGTGCACCGGTGATAAATAGTATAACAGCGTTACCAAATCCGGTATCACCAAACGGAGTTATAACAGCAGTCGTCAATACCTATGATGCACAAGGGAATATACCGCATTACATATGGGAGGCTTCTTCAGGATGGGCAATAACAGGTTATGGCACAACAGCCACTGTAATAGCACCGTCAACCTATAATACGGGTGGGTATATAACGGTTACTGTAAGTGATAATTATGGATACGAAGTAACCGGCACAATAGGTGTAAGCACCTTAGACGTCATTCCTTCAACACCTACAGACCTCACAGCATTATCAAGGATATCAAGCATTCTGCTTGCATGGAATGCTTCAACAGGAGCTACAAGCTACACTATTTATGAATCAGCGGTTTCCGGAGGACCTTATATGGCAGTAGGAACAACCACAACAACAGCCTATACGGTAACCGGTATAACAAACAGCACACCTTATTACTTTGTTGTTAGCGCACAGAACAATGCCGCAGAGAGTGGATATTCAAACCAGGTAAAAGGGAGTAAGCTCGTCACGTCTACGTATGCTGTAGGATTATACCCATATAGTATAGCGATAGACGCATCCGGCAATGTCTGGGTTACGAATTACGCTGATAGTACTGTAACCGAATTAAGCCCTACGGGCGCTACAAAAGGAACGTATCATGTAGGCTTCAATCCCGAAGGCATAGCGATAGACGCATCCGGCGATGTCTGGGTTACGAATTGGTATGATAGTACTGTAACCGAATTAAGCCCTACAGGCACTACCATGACCACTGTTACCGTCGGTGCCTATCCCATGGGTATAGCCATAGACGCATCCGGCAATGTCTGGGTTGTGAATAGTAATAGTAATAATGTAACCGAATTAAGCCCTACGGGCACTACCATTACCACGGTTACCGTCGGTGGCAATCCCGATGTCATAGCGATTGACGCATCCGGCGATGTCTGGGTTGCGAATAAAGGTAGTAATACTGTAACTGAATTAAGCTTTACCGGTACTACATTAAAAACGTATAATGTAGGCAATTCAGACAATTATCACTATGGCATAGCGATAGATCCATCGGGCAATCTCTGGGTTGCGAATGTAGTTTATAATACTGTAACCGCATTAAGCCCTACGGGCGTCACATTAGGAACGTATAATGTAGGTACCTCACCCATGGGTATAGCGATAGACGCATCCGGCAATGTCTGGGTTGTGAATAGTAATAGTAAAAATGTAACCGAATTAAGCCCTACAGGCACTACAAAAGGAACGTATGCCGTAGGCTCCAATCCCATGGGTATAGCGATAGACGCATCCGGCAATGTCTGGGTTGCGAATTATGGCAGTGGTAATGTAACCGAATTAAAGGGTATAACAACAGGACCTCAATACTTCCCGTACATAGGCCCTCAATTCCCGGGCGGCGGAAACTTTTAG
- the tmk gene encoding dTMP kinase, which yields MKEKGLFITFEGIDGSGKTTQLELLYEKLLAMNKPVIRLREPGSTELGEKIRNVISDKYIEISDYAELLLFFASRVQLIKESITPALEEGKIVLCDRFNDATIAYQSYGRGLPLDIASTLEKLFILPLKPDVTFLLDCRYETAVKRMSSRANQTRIELLDKTFFKKVKNGYLELAKNEPERFVVINADEDIMSIHENKIMFFLKDKGYVSA from the coding sequence ATGAAAGAAAAGGGACTATTCATTACATTTGAAGGCATTGACGGATCTGGAAAGACAACGCAGCTTGAGTTGTTGTATGAAAAACTGCTGGCGATGAATAAGCCGGTTATAAGACTTAGAGAACCTGGGTCCACAGAACTCGGAGAAAAAATAAGAAATGTTATTTCGGATAAATATATAGAGATATCGGATTATGCGGAGTTGTTATTGTTTTTTGCGAGCAGGGTTCAATTGATAAAAGAAAGTATAACTCCTGCACTTGAAGAGGGTAAAATAGTTTTATGTGATAGATTTAATGATGCAACCATAGCTTATCAGAGTTATGGCAGGGGCTTACCTCTGGATATCGCATCAACACTTGAAAAACTTTTTATTCTCCCGTTAAAACCGGATGTAACCTTCCTGCTTGATTGCCGGTATGAAACGGCAGTTAAAAGAATGAGCTCAAGGGCAAATCAGACCCGGATTGAACTACTCGATAAAACCTTTTTTAAAAAGGTAAAAAACGGATACCTTGAACTTGCAAAGAATGAGCCGGAACGGTTCGTGGTAATTAATGCGGATGAAGATATTATGTCAATCCATGAAAACAAGATAATGTTTTTTTTAAAGGACAAAGGTTATGTCTCTGCTTGA
- the metG gene encoding methionine--tRNA ligase, whose translation MDKGSHFYITTPIYYVNDVPHIGHAYTTIAADVLARYRRLRGDEVLFLTGTDEHGKKIQRSAEQRAITPQELADDVVIKFKDAWKLLNISNDDFIRTTEKRHIEVVQEIWKRLKAKGDIYHGFYEDWYCVPCESYWTEKELINGKCPTCGREMERVKEESYFFKLSKYQEPLLKYIQSNDKFILPLSRRNEIISFVKSGLRDLSITRIGFDWGVKVPDDTRHVIYVWFDALINYLTGAGFLHDEEKFKKFWPADVHIVGKDIVKFHAVYWPAFLMSAGLALPKQIFAHGWWTIEGMKMSKSTGKVISPALLVNEYGVEPTRYFLMREVPFGLDGDFSSNTMLTRINSELANDLGNLLSRTTGMVTRFAQGIIPEPSNEDELDLELKQKSLWLFEEYKKAMSDLEFHTALIDIWEFIASANRYVDRTKPWQEAKSGNGDTLSTRLYNIVEATRIVAVYLMPFMPETAKKILSTLSQDIEGRNMDYLVKWGYTKSGTGIRMALPLFEKVSVVSPAKEQKIEQKGHEEAKKPVEQIPIDTFKKIELKTGIIMSAERVKGSEKLIRLEVNIGEPRIIVAGIGKSYKPEELIGKKIAVVANLEPAKLFGIQSNGMLLAAGDSEHLTLLTFDREVSPGTRIK comes from the coding sequence ATGGATAAAGGATCACATTTTTATATAACAACACCGATATACTATGTGAATGATGTTCCGCATATAGGACATGCCTATACAACAATAGCAGCGGATGTCCTTGCAAGATACCGGAGACTGCGCGGAGATGAGGTTTTATTCCTGACCGGTACCGATGAGCACGGCAAAAAGATACAACGATCGGCAGAACAAAGAGCTATAACACCTCAGGAACTCGCGGATGATGTTGTAATAAAATTTAAAGACGCGTGGAAACTATTGAACATCAGCAATGATGACTTTATTCGCACAACAGAAAAAAGGCACATAGAGGTTGTACAGGAAATATGGAAAAGGCTCAAAGCAAAAGGTGACATATATCATGGTTTTTATGAAGACTGGTATTGTGTTCCATGCGAATCGTACTGGACGGAAAAAGAACTTATCAATGGGAAATGTCCAACCTGCGGAAGGGAGATGGAAAGGGTTAAAGAGGAGAGTTATTTCTTTAAACTCTCAAAGTATCAGGAGCCATTATTAAAATACATCCAATCAAACGATAAGTTTATACTCCCTCTGTCAAGACGTAATGAGATTATAAGCTTTGTTAAATCCGGGTTAAGGGATCTGAGTATAACAAGAATAGGTTTTGATTGGGGCGTAAAAGTCCCCGACGATACAAGGCATGTTATATACGTTTGGTTTGATGCACTCATAAACTATCTCACAGGAGCAGGCTTCCTTCATGATGAAGAAAAATTTAAAAAATTCTGGCCTGCGGATGTCCATATAGTAGGTAAAGATATCGTAAAGTTCCATGCTGTTTACTGGCCCGCATTTTTAATGTCGGCGGGGTTAGCATTGCCAAAACAAATATTCGCACACGGCTGGTGGACTATTGAAGGAATGAAGATGAGCAAATCTACCGGCAAAGTTATCTCACCCGCTCTGCTTGTGAACGAATACGGCGTAGAACCGACACGGTATTTTCTGATGCGAGAAGTGCCGTTTGGCCTTGACGGCGACTTCTCGAGTAATACAATGCTTACCCGCATAAATAGTGAACTTGCCAATGATCTTGGTAACCTGCTTTCCAGGACGACCGGCATGGTTACAAGATTTGCGCAGGGTATAATACCTGAACCTTCTAATGAGGATGAGCTTGACCTGGAACTAAAACAAAAATCTTTATGGCTTTTTGAAGAATATAAAAAGGCAATGTCTGACCTTGAATTTCATACGGCACTTATAGATATCTGGGAGTTTATTGCAAGTGCCAATAGATACGTTGATAGAACAAAACCATGGCAAGAAGCCAAATCCGGGAATGGGGATACACTTTCAACGAGACTTTACAATATAGTTGAGGCAACCCGTATTGTTGCTGTTTACCTTATGCCCTTCATGCCGGAGACAGCAAAAAAAATACTGAGTACCCTATCTCAAGATATCGAAGGCCGTAATATGGATTACCTTGTAAAATGGGGGTATACAAAGTCTGGGACCGGCATCCGGATGGCCCTGCCCTTGTTTGAAAAAGTATCTGTAGTCTCGCCGGCAAAAGAGCAAAAAATAGAACAAAAAGGGCATGAAGAAGCTAAAAAGCCTGTTGAGCAAATCCCAATTGATACCTTTAAAAAAATAGAATTAAAGACTGGTATAATAATGAGTGCCGAAAGAGTAAAGGGCTCTGAAAAACTGATAAGGCTTGAAGTTAATATTGGTGAGCCGAGGATCATTGTTGCGGGTATAGGCAAGTCTTATAAACCGGAGGAACTCATCGGTAAAAAGATCGCTGTTGTCGCAAATCTTGAACCCGCTAAGCTTTTTGGCATTCAATCAAACGGCATGCTGCTTGCGGCCGGTGATTCAGAACACTTAACATTATTAACATTCGATAGGGAAGTATCTCCAGGCACAAGAATCAAGTAA
- the rpe gene encoding ribulose-phosphate 3-epimerase yields MKHIFVAPSLLACDFSRLKEEIKAVERAGADMLHIDVMDGRFVPNITVGQPVVSSIKRITALPLDVHLMILEPMDHIKSFIDSGADIITIHWEACNHIHKAIGMIRDYGAKPGVSLNPATPVSMLKNILEELYLAIIMTVNPGFGGQKFISSALNKIKELSEIKKNTHTNVLIEVDGGISPGNAGIVTDAGADILVAGTSIFGAKDYRSAILSMKGVKVKHPR; encoded by the coding sequence ATGAAACATATATTTGTTGCCCCTTCATTGCTGGCATGTGATTTCTCAAGGCTTAAAGAAGAGATAAAAGCTGTAGAAAGAGCAGGCGCAGATATGCTGCATATAGATGTAATGGATGGCAGGTTTGTTCCAAATATAACGGTGGGACAACCTGTTGTTAGCTCTATAAAAAGGATTACAGCCCTGCCGCTTGATGTCCATCTTATGATACTTGAGCCAATGGATCATATAAAGAGTTTTATCGATTCGGGTGCTGATATAATAACAATACACTGGGAGGCTTGTAACCATATACATAAGGCTATAGGGATGATAAGAGATTATGGTGCAAAGCCGGGTGTGTCGTTAAACCCGGCAACGCCTGTCAGCATGTTGAAAAATATTCTTGAGGAGTTATACCTTGCTATTATCATGACTGTTAATCCCGGATTCGGGGGACAGAAATTCATCAGTTCAGCATTGAATAAAATTAAAGAGCTGTCTGAGATAAAAAAGAATACCCATACAAATGTACTTATAGAGGTAGATGGAGGCATTAGCCCGGGGAATGCCGGGATCGTTACAGATGCAGGGGCTGATATCCTTGTTGCAGGCACTTCGATATTCGGGGCAAAAGATTATCGATCTGCGATCCTATCAATGAAAGGTGTTAAGGTAAAACATCCGAGATGA
- a CDS encoding stage 0 sporulation protein: protein MTIKRITRIQSVLTLEEHSYDASDFKLSKTQKVIIEISDGLAIGRIVVEPYTEDIPDTEIKALLKVVRPFTIEDLEREQILIQRAREAKIYCQDKAREMNLDMTIIEGRFNFDGSNIILYFVAESRVDFRDLIKDLAKRFHTHIEMKQIGARDRAKMLGGMGSCGRELCCSTFLKGFTSVTIKHVRPQGLPLVPQKLSGVCGKLMCCLTYEYDFYVHAIENLPKLNKKVSTTLGNGEVIGYDVFKMEVIVKLENGEQVKLKNEEVKSKSLFL from the coding sequence ATGACAATTAAGAGGATTACGAGGATACAATCCGTGCTTACGCTTGAAGAGCATAGTTATGATGCCTCTGATTTTAAACTATCAAAGACGCAAAAGGTTATAATAGAGATATCGGATGGTCTGGCTATAGGCCGGATAGTTGTGGAACCTTATACGGAGGACATCCCCGATACAGAGATCAAGGCATTGTTAAAGGTTGTAAGGCCATTCACGATAGAAGATCTGGAACGGGAACAGATCCTTATTCAGAGGGCAAGGGAAGCAAAAATATACTGTCAGGACAAAGCAAGAGAAATGAATCTTGATATGACAATAATAGAGGGTAGGTTTAATTTTGACGGTTCCAATATTATTCTGTACTTTGTTGCAGAATCAAGGGTTGATTTCAGAGATTTGATCAAGGATCTTGCAAAAAGGTTTCATACGCATATAGAGATGAAACAGATAGGTGCAAGGGATAGGGCAAAGATGCTCGGAGGCATGGGATCGTGCGGCAGAGAGTTATGCTGCAGCACATTCCTAAAAGGTTTTACATCCGTAACAATAAAACATGTGAGACCACAGGGCTTACCCCTGGTTCCACAGAAGCTTTCCGGTGTTTGCGGTAAACTCATGTGCTGTCTTACATACGAATACGATTTTTATGTGCATGCAATCGAGAACTTGCCTAAACTCAACAAAAAGGTTTCTACCACTCTCGGTAACGGCGAAGTAATTGGTTATGATGTTTTTAAAATGGAAGTTATTGTTAAACTGGAAAACGGTGAACAGGTAAAATTAAAAAATGAAGAAGTAAAGAGTAAAAGCCTATTTTTATAA